In one Bombyx mori chromosome 4, ASM3026992v2 genomic region, the following are encoded:
- the LOC101739416 gene encoding protein CWC15 homolog, which produces MTTAARPTFDPARGGQGRGEKDLSAISRQYSSRDLPGHTKLKYRESGQGTSEELRSRDFRKELDDREKDVKTTTTKRTSEPQAKRTKVDQVPAASLDADDPLEGDSTDSDDSDDDTAALLAELNRIKKERAIEQAKKEAEKKQEEERIRMENILSGNPLLNYSAAGQKNDMKVKRRWDDDVVFKNCARSEPEKKPNTFINDSLRSEFHKKFMEKYVK; this is translated from the exons ATGACTACAGCTGCTAGACCCACTTTTGATCCTGCAAGAGGTGGTCAAGGCCGAGGAGAGAAAGACTTAAGTGCTATTTCTCGACAGTATTCCAGCAGAGATCTTCCTGGTCATACGAAACTTAAATACAG GGAATCAGGTCAAGGGACATCTGAGGAATTACGCTCTCGTGATTTTCGTAAGGAGTTGGATGATAGAGAAAAAGATGTTAAAACTACGACTACAAAACGTACAAGTGAACCACAAGCAAAAAGAACTAAGGTTGATCAAGTTCCTGCAGCAAGTCTTGATGCTGATGATCCTCTTGAAGGCGATTCCACTGACTCTGATGATTCAGATGATGATACTGCTGCATTGCTAGCAGAATTAAACAGAATTAAGAAGGAAAGGGCCATTGAACAAGCTAAAAAA GAAGCTGAAAAGAAACAAGAAGAGGAAAGAATTAGAATGGAGAACATATTATCGGGTAATCCTTTACTCAACTACTCCGCTGCAGGACAGAAGAATGACATGAag GTAAAAAGAAGATGGGATGATGACGTTGTTTTCAAAAATTGCGCTCGTTCTGAACCGGAAAAGAAACCTAATACTTTTATAAATGACTCATTAAGATCAGAGTTCCATAAGAAATTTATGGAAAAGTACGTGAAATAG